In Trichomycterus rosablanca isolate fTriRos1 chromosome 2, fTriRos1.hap1, whole genome shotgun sequence, the genomic window atttatgccTGCCACTAATTATGTTTACCTAATTGCAATTACTTAAGCTAATCATAAAtatttagtagtatttttgTGTTGTTGCAGATTACTGCCTATAACCGACGAACTTTTGAAACCGCCAGGCACAATTTAGTCATAAACATCATGGGGACAGAAGGTAGGTCTTTGTAAAAAAACTGCTAAAATACTACAAATTATCACTCTACTTATACATGATTAATTATTACTTatatactaatattattattacttatatattatttattataaataaattattactttatATATGTTGATCTGTTTTATTGTGACAAATACatcatattaaattaattattttaaaaatctttttttttttatttgtatttactttacaacatgtttaaacatttgtaaGTGCTCTgaatttttctttcttcctaAAAATGATTTTGTCCTAGATTTACTCTGACTTAAAGCTTGCACATTTAAATTTGCATTGAATTTTGGGCTGTACAGCTGTTACGGTCCAGCTGTGACCTCACTTTTATGCCAGCGACCATCTGTGCTCTCTCTGCTGTATCACACTCATGTATTAATACCGCTGCTTCTCCGGCTGAAACTTAAGCCTTCATGATTCTCATGTGTACAACCTGTTTTCAGTGGAATCTTTCTGATGTTTGTCAGAATTCCCCCTGCCCTATCAGGCAGAGTTCTacataaaaaatatgaatgtggAGGAGATGTTAGCTAGTGAAGTGCTGGGAGACTTCCTGGGTGCAGTGAAGAATGTATGGCAGCCTGAGAGGCTCAATGCCATCAACATCACATCAGCATTGGATCGGGGTGGCCGGGTGCCCCTGCCTATCAACAACCTGAAAGAGGGGTGAGCTTTCATCATATTGCTGCATTACATAAAGCTTTATAGAAACCGGCTTGAAGTAAAATAACAATGTAAACAGATGAGAAATATGACATGACAATATACTAAAGCCATAGTAATAATTACAGATACATGAATATTTAGCTTACATTATAtaaaccccattttcagaaaagttgtgaCTTTTTGTAAAacgcaataaaaagaaaaatctgtgatttgttaattctctgaTAAACTAATAAAAGTTGAAAGAACAGATCTATatgccttcacacatatgcaagtcacccatgccatgggcactgagaGATATTGGCTTTTAAACCTTTTTGTTCCTAAAAACTAGTTAaactgtggactcatctgaGCACACATCTCCACTGTCTTTTAgttcatctgagatgagcttaggCCAATAAAACTGTGTTATTGTAGCATAGAATTTATGCTTTCTCATTCTTTATTAGTGTCCATTTCCTGATGCAGCATTGGACTGTGTAAAGTGAGAATGGTTTTCTGAAatactcctgagcccatgtggcaaTATTTATCTCAGTAATATGACGGTTTCTCATACACTGCCATCTGAAAGCTCAAAGGTCAATcacattcatcagtggtttctggctttgTCCTGAGACTGAGATTTTTCcagattccctcacctgttataAATACACATGCTTATTGTGGAAAGCTGTAACAGAATATTctataaatatatttcataaAACTTCTATAAACTCTTATTTTACAGTTTttgagtgttgcaggcatcaaattcaaaatgtgtttatatttacaaaattacaATGTAGTTGATctgtaaaaacattggaaatctttcctttctacttttatcagttaaataaagagatTCCAGAGACTTAACACATttcagatttttctttttaactgtGTATTTTTCACAatgtcaaatttttttttaagaaataggGTTTTGTAAAATTTTACAGTTGCATGCATAGTTGGCTTAATTCAAAAACAAAATTTATATTTGCGCTTTGTTGTGCTAGTATCAATGTTCTGATTATCTAGAACTTTGAATGCTTTTGAATAgaatttttgtaataaaaaaatgaattttgCACAATTCTGTTTCTGACATGGATATGTTACAATATTTACCATAAAACAGTGGTCTCCAACCACCGGGTCACAGACCGGTACCAGTCCGTGGGTCAtatattaccgggccgcacagaaagaataaatcattagagatcgctacaagagcaattacatttccaatactatttgggtgttattgtccctaATCACCACTAGATAGGAGCAACGTcctgttgcagcaaaaaaaagctcaggattcacactgattttccattctatagttattcaattttaaatcctcccgcccctccggtttgtgaaattatatcttatatgatccctggtgcaaaaaaggttgtggACCGCTGCAATAAAAGGATCTGCACTCTCTGgaatgaatataaaatatatttattaaaaacaattttaCAAATAAGAtgatatttaatgtaaaaaacaaaacagtttaTTCTTACTACTGTGTTAAATAtgcttttaaagacagcaatgAATAGTTGTTATATACCTAGTAGATCTATTTCAGCTAAAGGCAAATGATAAGTTTTAGGTATATGAGCTGTGTTGAGATGCAGCAGCTTTACGTAAGTGTGTGctttacagtgtgtatgtgatgGTGGGAGCAGACGTACCTTTTTCGTCATGTTTGCGTGAAGTTGAAAATCCTCAGAACCGGCTGCTCTGCAGTCAGGAGATGGAACCCATCATCAGCTGTGACAAGAAGTTCAGAGCCCAGTTCCTCATTGACTGGTGCAAGATCTCTCTGGTGAGGCCTCCTGCCAACATTGAAAAACTTGCTTCtatcttgtttcttttttttctgaatgtttCCCTGTTTATCTCTCAATCTAGTCTTTTCTAATTCCTCCCTCAACCTTCCCTTTCTCAATCAAGCGCACCTGTCTAACGGCTGGTGATTTTCAATGCATAACAAGCAAAATGCATCAAACTGCAAGTGTCTAACATACATTATATCAAACTGTAATGAAAAAATGTCTTTGTGGTTaatgattttaattttaaactgaAAATAGTCATTTAATCTTCAAAGTAAATCTATTCCGAGCAATTAAAAACCCTCATCATAAACATATCAGTTATTGCCACTGCTAAAATTTCTTATAAACAAAGTGTATTTTATTAGATTTCTTATGAAtaaagtgtatgtatttatattttacttatacTTATTTCACTATATTTCAAGTTTTAATTTACTTGTCTGGAAGAGTAAAACATTATTGGAGATTTTCAGAAGGTGGCAGCATATGACCACTGCCTTTTATTTCAGGAACATGTGCAAATTCTTAGTGCCTCaggtttatattttaatatttacattttacttacCTGCTATGCATATTATATATtttgaattttctatattttatattcatattctaTCATATTTTCCACTGTTAGTGTAATCTTTGTTTCTACTGCTTActtaatttactttaatttaaccACAAACGTAAGCATTTACTGGCATTTACTGGACCTCCTAGAACTTTTAACTAGATCTTGGATTCAGAGTCTAAGATAGATTTTGATTAGTGGTATCAGACTTTTGGCCCCTACTGTATATTGTTCAAtatttgttctgttctcttttaAGGATGTAGTTAATTTTGTGCCTAAGGAATTGAATGACAACATAATACTTGACTTATACAAGTATTCAGTCTAAAAGGTTTTACCACTTGGGGTAAAAAGATGAAGTTGATTTGGCAAAGAGTCAAAAGACAAGCTTCTTGACAGCTTCCAATTTGGCTGTTAAGGTTTTTTGCCTTTAGCAAATGGCTGAatatgagaaaataaaaatgacaaaaagaaCTAGTAATAAAGGCAGCAATTAAATTATTTGACATTAAGTCCTAATATTTGAATTAGCAACACCTATTACAAGTTTTGAGTTGCTAAAGATTACGTATGGTGGTTGGGTGTTGGaacagtaaattacactagcccgcTACGACTGGGATCCAAGGTTCGAATCTCCAGCGACACTATAGCCAGTTGGGCATCTATataccagacatcccaagttgcaaaaactcatttcagggaggtacccccggacccagataaatcatagatttatgttcgctacatagtgcactagattgtatattcgatcatagatttatgttcgctacatagtgcactagattgtatattcgatcatagatttatgttcgctacatagtgcactagattgtatattcgatcatagatttatgttccttacttagtgcactagacagtatattagacaattggtttatgttccctacacagtgctagattgtatatcagataacggatttaatacgcgatcggggaaaaaagtctgtgtcgcctgtgcgtgcgcgtgtgtgctcttggccgctcgttctagattccgggagattttatctgacttgtgggcatcagggagccgctatgtatatgcgggagactcccggaagttccgggacaCTTAGGATGTCTGATATACAGAGCTGACTGGGAAAGGGGGGGTGGCCGAGGCCCCTGTGAAGGATTGCGTCCTATCCTGGGTGTTACTGTTGTGCACCCAGTGACCGGGACCCACCGCGATTGTAAAAAATCTGCAAATTATAAAGACAGATTTTTAGACCTTTTTACTAACCTTTTACAATGCTGTGCTTTGTTCTTACTTTGTCTCCTAGGTGGATATTACTAAAATTATCCCCGTGTACAATACTCGCCCTGAACCAGGCACAGGAGTGCTACAAGATATTGGAGAGTACAATCCCCCCTCTGAGTCGCTGAAAAGTAGGAACTATTTTTCGGACTTTCTGGTGACGTTGGCTGTACCTTGTGCTGTGGCTCTTGTTCTCTTCTTCATCCTGGGCTACACCATGTGCTGTCGGCGTGAAGGAGTGTAAGTACGCTGTGCTTTTGATTCAGATATTCACACACTGGTGAATATTGTAATGCAGTAAGGTGGATAATGTAAAGCATTACATGTTACGAGTAATGCCTGCAGAGCTGAATTTAAAAAGTAGAATTGTTGAGTATGTTTACAGTTTACAATTAGGGGACAGGGAATTGTAGAGTGTAAGGTAGATGCTGAAGTTGTAAAAAGGTTAGAATGGGGTAGCATTTCTACCAAAAGCAGCTGATCATCCTCATCCACCATCCAGTCTCCAGCCCAttacttttttttgttaaagcattaaaacaaaCCCAGTGGCTCCAGTGGGCTTGTTTTAATGTCAGTGGATACATCATGTGTTATTGCGTACCATGTTGTCCAAGTCGGTTTCGAGTGCGTCTCAACATGTATTCACTGTGATAGGTTCTGCATCCTGATGGAGCCTCCATCCGACCCCTTCTGCCACCCGTTCACCTCTTTACACTTCCCTCTGTGTGGCCTGAACCTGCTGCCCATTTGTTTTGTGTGGTTGTCTTTAAACTATTATTATGTCTTTAATTAagtcattttgttttgtttctagggaaaaaagaaacatgcaaacaccagaGTAAGTGTTTCCTCTCCTGTGTTGTTCCTTtgttgtctttttttctttcctttttttaaggTGGCCTTTTAATTTATCTTTCATGTTTTATGCTCTTTCAGTCCTCTCTCATGTAAATGTTACCATTTCCATCTCAGTCATTTATTACTATGTCATCAATAGCTGCTGATAGGGACAAAGTTTGATTCTGTTTAGATATTAAGTAAGGGGTTTCAAAAAGGCAGGGCTTTATTATTGAAGGTTACGCTGGTTGCAGGTAGATCATAGCAAAGCGAACTATTTTCTTTCGACCTTCGATTATGACTTGGAGCAGGAATATTTAATATGTATACTATAGTATACCGATTGCCAATGTGCTCTGTCTGATATTTTTTCCAGCATTCAACTGGTGCACCACAGCTCCATTCAGAAATCAACCAAGGAGCTGCGCAGCATGTCAAAAAACAGGGAAATCTCCTGGCCTCTCTCTACACTGCCTGTGTTTAACCCTGTGAGTGGAGAGGTGGTTCCTCCCATCCACCCAGACAACTATGAGACCACCAGCATGCCACTAATGCAGACCCAGACGTGAGTGTCATATCTCTGctcttagacttttatcttgttctaaattaggagaaaaaatTTGCTTGTACAATCTATGGGGAGGAATTTTGGCTTTGGCTGCTTAGGTTTCTCTCAGCAACTACGATATCTTAAAATGCTAGCCATTTGGCAAGCAAGCCAACCATGTATTTGTTTGTGAGCCGCAATGATAGAGCTGAGGTAAAAGGCTCATGGGGCATGTCTATAACACAACATGGAAGAGGAAATGTAAACAAGCCCTGATTTGTTTTGTCAGATTTGCTTTGTCTCACCACTGAAGCACCAGGTGTAGCCTCACACCTGCAAGAATTAAAAAGAAACCCAAATATGCAGGATGCCTAACCAAGGTagaaaaagccacaaacaaaatagtgtaaaggaaaagcagtggccaaaataacagaaacagccAGCCATATCTGGCAAGGCAAAAAGACATGATAATGTAACCAAGCCATGTTGCCGATCTACACAGCAAGTGGACTTGTTATACAACTTAAATGTTCATATAACACAAAGAAATACTATACAAGCCAACATTTCGGTAAGCCAAAAAGTCAACTCTATATAATGTGAtattaaaaactgattttaacatatttcattattttgccacaaatatttttaaaaaattactgACAGTTTAaaaattgtgtttagtatttaagTAGTCTTATATGGCAGTTAAGTCCCAAATGTGTAGTATGGTGAATATGGTAAATAATGTTAAATTGATAGCCTACATCAACAGTGGTGGTGTTGCTATTTTGGCATGCAATTTAGTTTGTAGTTGGCTGTTtgagatatacactatatggacaaaaggaTTGGGACTtcaaattttttaattcatgtgttttagccaccgcagttgctaacaagtgtaacaCATCAATTTTATAAGGGAATTATATGCTTTAGGGAATGCCCTTTACTGTTTTAGCAatactgtgccactgtgctaaaagcaagatctataaggATAtaaacttggtttaaagaaactccagtggcctacacagagccctaacctctggaacattaattgaggtcaacatcagtgaccagccatacaaatgctcgtttgactgaataggcaaaaattccaacagacatacttcaaaatcttatAAGTAGACTTCTtggaagagtggctgttgttaaagctgaaaagatcacacagaggtgaCACCATttaaataccatttgtttttaaaatagggtgtccaacaagctcatggtcatgtcTCAAATAGCCAactttggccatattgtgtagcTAGTAACTGCAGCCATAGTGGAAAAGTATTTAATGAATACTGTTCCACTGCATTcaggtgtgtgtctgtaagaatgTGTGATTATTTAATCAAAAGAGTACTGGTACTGAAAGGTAAAAGGGTACTGAATATAGGTGAGAAGAGGCTCACCTTAGAGGGATTGCTGAAAGCCATTGATGGTTGTGATGCTGAGAAAAATTACTATAGGCAATTTTGGATTCTCTATTAGCTTTGGAATAATAAAACTGTAAACATAAAATGCTTTTAGGGATTTAAAATTTTTCATATTTAATGCACATTTTCCACTGTTTAAAAACATGATGAGCTctcctaaattaaataacaGTTCAATGATTTTCAACAAGGCATAAAACTACATCCAGTTTaaaatttaaacattaattCATTTCAACAGCATATCTGCTAAATGAATCATTAGTaccattatgtatttattaacatgATTGGACAAAAAATCTGTATCTTCCTATTAGCGTGATATGAGGTATTATTTACAGATCTTTCATAAAGACTGGACACTGTATACATGAGATGTCATGAAGAGGATTTGTAACtaaactactgtatatacacagtgttcTTCTGAAAAACGATCATTTCATGAGTGGTGAGTCAGCACAGCAGTAGCTATACCATTCCAATAAGTACAAGCTGAAAAACAGAGCAAGATAAGTTACAAAATTACAACCATATTGTTCTTTTATAACATGCTGTTCTGTTCTCTAATATAGTTTTAGCTCATTAGTGCTGTATTAAAGTTCCATAACTCATTTTGCTTTCTCACTGTCTTGTTGACGCCTCTGGAGAGTTTATCTTTGCAGTATCATACTTTAGAAGCATGCATTAGCTCAGATAAATACCAGTAGCATTTTAAATGACTGAATTGAGGTATGCAATACAttttggcacagtggtaaaatgtGCTAGCCCACAACTGCTGAGAGCTCAgttaagtttgaatctcagttctgctatcAGCAagttggctatgtctaaggttGGCACGCCAAAAGGAATTTTGATTATccagggatccagggttcgaatctcagtggtgctatcggccggtcgggcatTTGCAATGACATAATTGGCTAAGTAAAACACTGGAAAATCTCCTTCcagtattataaaatatatctcatatatataaatacctACTGCAAACCCATGTTTCTGTTTACAGAAATCTACAAAATCAAATCCAGATACCCCAGCAACAACCTTCGGGTACGTATACATGCATGAGCATTTATTTATCGTAGATTTAACGTATGCTTATGTAAACTTGTCTCTTGAACACATTGCCTGTACATTTTGGAGTAGCCTGCTTGTTTGTTTTAAGAACTTttactgttttttcttttttatctactttaaaaaaaataattgcatTAAACTTATTGGTctctttggggggggggggggggggggggattattaattgttttaaatttctGTTAATTCCTTCACTGTTTCTTCACTTCATAGTTTTGGCCTCAGTATTATTAATACTGAGTCATTACAGTGGTTcttgaataaaaaaaagctcAAACTTTAAAGTAGAGACAACAGTATCAGCTCATACTATCACACACTATCAGTGTGGTAGGAACTTACCTGAGGATGCCACAATTTTCTGGAAGAATGTCCTGAAGACAGATAAGACCAAAAATAAAGCCTTTTGTTAAAGCACATCATTGTacagtaaaaatgaaataagtcttaaaagaaaagaacacagaTTCTGTGGTCAAATATAGTGGAGGCTCacagatgttttggggttgctttgctgcttgTCGCACTGGGTGCCTTGCTTCATGAAATCTGAAGACTACTAAAGAGTTTTGGAGCACAATGTAGGGTCCAGTATGAAAAAGCTGGGTCAGTGACACAAATCATACGAGACAAAACGCAGTAGAATTCAGAAGTGAccagcaatgagtccagatAAAAATAGCTTCAAACTACTGTGAGGAGATCTCAAAACAGCCGTTGGGAGAAGGAACCCATTATATCTGAGACACCTGACACTGTTCCCAAAAGTAAAGTGGTCCAAAATCATATAAAAAAGATTGAAGAAACTCATTCATGGTGGATTTAACAAGATTAAAGTTGATGTTTCCAAATATCAAGTTGAGTATTCCAatgtaaactaaataaaaaaattttttggctATGACTGTACTTATGATAACGTGTAATTTATAAATTAGGTACAATAAGagttaattattaacaatactGATTACAAGAACTACAGTAACAGTAACATGGTGTTACAAAATTTTAGCAGCTGCAGAAATACTAAAAGAAAATTAAGAATTTAACGGAAGCACTTCACAGCTTCTTTTAGGTTTGCCAACATTATTACTTTTGTACTTCGGGGCCATatgaagtaaaataaaagttatttgaACATGAGAGTACTGCGATACAGCAACACTTGATCGAAGCTAACTGCGATTAGCGTGGAGAAGctggaaaaaaaactgatttactTCCTGAGCATGACGGTGCGAAATAGTTTTATAACACTCAGAACGAAGTTAAAACTTCTAAAAGGTTTATTTCAGAAAATTTCCTTTGTATGTTTCTGAATAGCGATTAACTGTAACTGCAGTTTCCGCCGTTAAGGGAATATACACACCGTTTACGTTATCCATGTATTTATAAATGTGCTCTAGCTCCTCCTACAGCATACTTTAGTGAATTGCAATTCATCCTTTCATTCTCGAGTCTAACAtttctcattcatttactgCTAACAAAGGAGATAATTACAGTATGTCAACATTTCGAAGGCTGGAGGCAAGtacttttatttgtattgtagCTTTGGGTAGTGCAGTTTCCAGGAAAATGTCTTatacttaatgttttttttaatctctcTGTAGGTAAATGGTATTCCTGAAGAAATGAAAGTGGCTGAAGCGCTCAACTTGTAGTCTTCTCCACTCTTAACTTAACTTTGTGTCCCCATTGATTGTATttccactttgtgccaaataaGCATCTTCTGATCTTCATACAACGACTGAAGCTTATGTAACAATGGCCTCATTCCACCTAGAAAATGTACACCAGTCAGATTTTTTTCAGGTGAATAGTGTTtgaaagcacatttaaaatgacacattgaagctctaaataaattatcattgtttaatgtaaagtTCTATCTTACAATATGTTTTGATAAagaaactaaacaaataaatataagatGAAAATCAAAGCATCTCATTGTATTTTCTTGGGCATGTGAACATCCCATTACAACTGAATAAATACAAGAGTTAGGCCAAAAATGGGGACTATtatctaatcaaacatttatctaatgaaacatttttaaaatttgcACTGGGGGATAAAGGAAGCTTAGACCTAGAACTTCTCATAAAGGTCTAGTGATGTTCAAAATCTGATCATTAAAATGACCAAAAATGGCTGTTAACAACTTGGTTTTGATcaaaccactgttaaataatttaagtaATAATAGGGGGCATTAACATCCTGAAACAAAGCCTACTACAGGAAAATCTGGTAACAaaaagttttgtaaaatgcaataaaaacaaaaatctgttatttgtttattcttttaaacctttaactgacaaaaaa contains:
- the sgce gene encoding epsilon-sarcoglycan isoform X3, translated to MASLEVFVWILLVVTIVSRSHADRNLYPSAGVLFVHVLEREYFKGEFPPYPKLGDTSNDPITFNTNLKGYPDRPGWLRYIQRTPHSDGVLYGSPTAEHSGKPTIIEITAYNRRTFETARHNLVINIMGTEEFPLPYQAEFYIKNMNVEEMLASEVLGDFLGAVKNVWQPERLNAINITSALDRGGRVPLPINNLKEGVYVMVGADVPFSSCLREVENPQNRLLCSQEMEPIISCDKKFRAQFLIDWCKISLVDITKIIPVYNTRPEPGTGVLQDIGEYNPPSESLKSRNYFSDFLVTLAVPCAVALVLFFILGYTMCCRREGVEKRNMQTPDIQLVHHSSIQKSTKELRSMSKNREISWPLSTLPVFNPVSGEVVPPIHPDNYETTSMPLMQTQTNLQNQIQIPQQQPSGKWYS
- the sgce gene encoding epsilon-sarcoglycan isoform X1; amino-acid sequence: MASLEVFVWILLVVTIVSRSHADRNLYPSAGVLFVHVLEREYFKGEFPPYPKLGDTSNDPITFNTNLKGYPDRPGWLRYIQRTPHSDGVLYGSPTAEHSGKPTIIEITAYNRRTFETARHNLVINIMGTEEFPLPYQAEFYIKNMNVEEMLASEVLGDFLGAVKNVWQPERLNAINITSALDRGGRVPLPINNLKEGVYVMVGADVPFSSCLREVENPQNRLLCSQEMEPIISCDKKFRAQFLIDWCKISLVDITKIIPVYNTRPEPGTGVLQDIGEYNPPSESLKSRNYFSDFLVTLAVPCAVALVLFFILGYTMCCRREGVEKRNMQTPDIQLVHHSSIQKSTKELRSMSKNREISWPLSTLPVFNPVSGEVVPPIHPDNYETTSMPLMQTQTNLQNQIQIPQQQPSGDNYSMSTFRRLEVNGIPEEMKVAEALNL
- the sgce gene encoding epsilon-sarcoglycan isoform X2, with protein sequence MASLEVFVWILLVVTIVSRSHADRNLYPSAGVLFVHVLEREYFKGEFPPYPKLGDTSNDPITFNTNLKGYPDRPGWLRYIQRTPHSDGVLYGSPTAEHSGKPTIIEITAYNRRTFETARHNLVINIMGTEEFPLPYQAEFYIKNMNVEEMLASEVLGDFLGAVKNVWQPERLNAINITSALDRGGRVPLPINNLKEGVYVMVGADVPFSSCLREVENPQNRLLCSQEMEPIISCDKKFRAQFLIDWCKISLVDITKIIPVYNTRPEPGTGVLQDIGEYNPPSESLKSRNYFSDFLVTLAVPCAVALVLFFILGYTMCCRREGVIQLVHHSSIQKSTKELRSMSKNREISWPLSTLPVFNPVSGEVVPPIHPDNYETTSMPLMQTQTNLQNQIQIPQQQPSGDNYSMSTFRRLEVNGIPEEMKVAEALNL